From Herbiconiux flava, one genomic window encodes:
- a CDS encoding ABC transporter permease, which produces MTDTVEPTAPTAPAAAPRSLAPSRQRLRAGLRWGLLGLGLVIVAQYVADAPGIAASATWGSALRLTVPIAVVAIGGLYSERAGVINVGLEGMMIGGTWMAGVFGWLWGPWAALGGGVVGGLVFGLLMAVLCIEMGLNQLVVGVAINVIAGASARFASDIVFNGVDGGTIARSPRIDGSLPVLSVPFLSGGLGTPDLTATMEQSGIPVVSQLGGIVGGLTHNVSLAAVIGLLLIPATAYVLWRTRFGLRWRAAGEEPAALQALGGKVHRTRYIAVLVGSGLAGFAGGYLALISQAYVENQTAGRGFIGLATLIFGNWMPSGVFLGSSLFGFSDAVGLGRPETFRALLFILAVIFLVVGALRFWRGARRSGIAPLALGAVLVLVFLFVPLPPELATAAPYLVTLAVLVVAGTTMRPPAALGHLFPRRTSRS; this is translated from the coding sequence ATGACCGACACCGTCGAGCCCACCGCCCCCACCGCCCCGGCGGCCGCCCCGCGATCGCTCGCCCCGAGTCGGCAGCGGCTGCGCGCCGGACTCCGCTGGGGCCTGCTCGGCCTCGGCCTCGTCATCGTGGCCCAGTACGTCGCCGACGCGCCCGGCATCGCGGCCTCGGCCACCTGGGGTTCGGCGCTGCGGCTCACCGTGCCGATCGCGGTGGTCGCCATCGGCGGCCTCTACTCCGAGCGCGCGGGAGTCATCAACGTCGGCCTCGAGGGGATGATGATCGGCGGCACCTGGATGGCCGGGGTGTTCGGCTGGCTCTGGGGCCCCTGGGCCGCCCTCGGCGGCGGGGTCGTCGGCGGCCTCGTGTTCGGGCTGCTGATGGCGGTGCTCTGCATCGAGATGGGGCTGAACCAGCTCGTCGTCGGTGTGGCCATCAACGTGATCGCCGGGGCCTCCGCGCGCTTCGCCAGCGACATCGTGTTCAACGGGGTCGACGGCGGCACCATCGCCCGCTCGCCGCGCATCGACGGCTCGCTGCCGGTGCTCAGCGTGCCGTTCCTCTCGGGCGGGCTCGGCACGCCCGACCTCACCGCCACGATGGAGCAGTCGGGCATCCCGGTCGTCTCGCAGCTCGGCGGCATCGTCGGGGGGCTCACGCACAACGTCTCGCTCGCGGCCGTGATCGGGCTGCTGCTCATCCCCGCCACGGCCTACGTGCTCTGGCGCACCAGGTTCGGCCTGCGCTGGCGGGCCGCGGGTGAGGAGCCGGCTGCGCTGCAGGCGCTCGGCGGCAAGGTGCACCGCACCCGGTACATCGCCGTGCTCGTCGGCAGCGGCCTGGCCGGCTTCGCGGGCGGCTACCTCGCGCTCATCTCGCAGGCCTACGTCGAGAACCAGACCGCGGGGCGGGGCTTCATCGGTCTCGCGACGCTGATCTTCGGCAACTGGATGCCCTCGGGCGTCTTCCTCGGATCGTCGCTCTTCGGCTTCTCCGACGCCGTCGGGCTCGGGCGGCCCGAGACGTTCCGGGCGCTGCTGTTCATCCTCGCGGTGATCTTCCTCGTCGTCGGAGCCCTGCGGTTCTGGCGCGGCGCCCGCCGCTCGGGCATCGCCCCGCTCGCGCTCGGCGCGGTGCTCGTGCTGGTGTTCCTGTTCGTGCCGCTGCCGCCCGAGCTCGCCACGGCGGCGCCCTACCTGGTGACCCTCGCGGTGCTCGTGGTGGCGGGCACCACGATGCGCCCACCGGCGGCCCTCGGCCACCTCTTCCCGCGCCGCACCTCCCGCAGCTGA
- a CDS encoding ABC transporter permease, translating to MIRRIAVTLAGPVVSVLLALLVTTLFLTIGGYSATSAYEVMWNYGIEPASLVSALNNAVPLYLAGVAAAFALRMGLFNIGVDGQYRVAALAGAVVAANLPLPLYLRLPITLIVCCATGALWALVPALLKVYRGVSEVITSILMNAIATTVVAILLADVFRSGGGQNTGTAIIGEDGAMPVLIDLGIGNRTSITGFLVVAIVVGILFYLIQYRTVFGFTLQVASRSPEAAESAGIKVNRRIIWAMLGSGAIAGLVGMPHVLSTAFRFDGTLPTDLMFTGLAAALLGRSHPIGIAAGAFVLAFVERSSQVLGLVQLPTEVGSVFMAVILLSSAVGYWLTERADQRVTLWNTLRRRRRETPPPAAPLPTGMEASR from the coding sequence CGGCGGCTACTCGGCCACGAGCGCCTACGAGGTGATGTGGAACTACGGCATCGAGCCCGCCTCGCTCGTGTCGGCGCTGAACAACGCCGTTCCGCTCTACCTCGCCGGCGTCGCCGCGGCCTTCGCGCTGCGGATGGGCCTGTTCAACATCGGCGTCGACGGCCAGTACCGGGTCGCCGCCCTGGCCGGCGCGGTCGTCGCCGCGAATCTGCCGCTGCCGCTCTACCTCCGGCTGCCCATCACCCTGATCGTCTGCTGCGCCACCGGTGCCCTCTGGGCTCTCGTGCCCGCCCTGCTGAAGGTCTACCGGGGTGTCAGCGAGGTGATCACCTCGATCCTGATGAACGCGATCGCCACCACGGTCGTCGCCATCCTGCTGGCCGACGTCTTCCGCTCCGGCGGCGGCCAGAACACCGGCACCGCGATCATCGGCGAGGACGGTGCGATGCCCGTGCTGATCGACCTCGGCATCGGCAACCGCACCTCGATCACCGGCTTCCTCGTCGTGGCGATCGTGGTGGGCATCCTGTTCTACCTGATCCAGTACCGCACCGTCTTCGGCTTCACCCTGCAGGTGGCCTCGCGCTCGCCCGAGGCGGCCGAGTCGGCCGGCATCAAGGTGAACCGGCGGATCATCTGGGCAATGCTCGGCTCGGGCGCGATCGCCGGGCTCGTCGGCATGCCGCACGTGCTGAGCACCGCATTCCGCTTCGACGGCACCCTGCCCACCGACCTCATGTTCACGGGGCTGGCCGCCGCGCTGCTCGGCCGCTCGCATCCGATCGGCATCGCGGCCGGCGCCTTCGTGCTCGCCTTCGTCGAGCGCAGCTCGCAGGTGCTGGGGCTCGTGCAGCTGCCGACCGAGGTCGGCTCGGTGTTCATGGCCGTCATCCTGCTCAGCTCGGCCGTCGGCTACTGGCTCACCGAGCGCGCCGACCAGCGCGTCACGCTCTGGAACACGCTCCGCCGCCGCCGCCGCGAGACCCCGCCGCCCGCCGCTCCCCTGCCGACCGGAATGGAGGCCTCGCGATGA